A genomic segment from Nicotiana tabacum cultivar K326 chromosome 9, ASM71507v2, whole genome shotgun sequence encodes:
- the LOC142164119 gene encoding uncharacterized protein LOC142164119, with translation MGGGRQGYMTLSWLKSQSSRTSSVMDPSSLQKLVENTQCFTQFLGKQSECYHKGKGFAEATIDELVGNLKTYEMNKNKDNERRDTKREKNLVLKTGSNDSGGEDADMAYLTKQFQKMVHKNLGIPKRGSSSNPKGYDLCHKCGMPGHFIKDCPLLNQDQYKHNTYKAAKRNPVPDKHFKRKNVADNVVKQALSAWVDYSCEPEEDDDQGDNSMMALESKTVEYDSIFFLMAQSDNDKDDDDDESRCSKKSEEKEALIEKVANIDHERDDQLVVVVDLKDIIEELKGEGRHEIIQKVKEVADETHLRLEDEIKSMKSGFYVELEKNKQLQEELGRVKSDLEKSLKWTWSSEAIISMYTNSGGNSKYITVPENWLCTHCGNTGHYKDTCKAKFQYQQKNKVFANKGKMKGRNQQWYIDSGCSKHMTGRKQGEFVSKICTVTNLVTGEVVLVAKRYKNIYIADFESLENGDLSCLSDVDDDAELWHRRLGHASFMLLNKLVTKDLVRGLPNSSFKNHKVCGACVIGKQVRCSFKPKRKVSTSRPFDLFHIDLCGTIRVPSRGGKKYVFVIVDDYSRFTWTLFLRSKDDTFEVFVEFVKMIQVKMSHNVVSIRSDHGTKFDNAKFDEFCAKNGISHNFQLQEHLKKMVSWRGKIGLLRTWLGQCSLIVVLKKEALGKFDAKSDEGIFLGYSSQSKAYKNTLLEKNAHDKAGEDGEQSNVPGKVIDMENRMADMSKESHSEIPGPSHNKVQVSNWKHKSSHPLDNVITPLDSGIQTRSKARNALSFSAFFCKIEPKNIKEALKDADWITNMQELHQFERNSI, from the exons atgggtggtggaagacAAGGATACATGACTTTATCATGGCTGAAGAGTCAGAGCTCTAGGACGTCATCTGTGATGGACCCTTCATCCCTACAAAAACTAGTG GAAAATACTCAGTGTTTTACCCAGTTCCTGGGAAAGCAAAGTGAATGTTATCACAAAGGCAAAGGATTTGCAGAAGCAACCATTGATGAACTTGTTGGTAAtctaaaaacttatgaaatgaatAAGAACAAGGATAATGAGAGAAGAGATACCAAAAGGGAaaagaacctggtcctcaagacaGGCAGCAATGATTCAGGTGGTGAGGATGCTGATATGGCTTACCTGACAAAACAATTCCAAAAAATGGTTCACAAAAATTTaggcattccaaaaaggggcAGCTCCAGCAATCCAAAAGGTTATGACCTATGTCATAAGTGTGGTATGCCaggacatttcatcaaggattgtCCTCTCCTCAATCAAGATCAATACAAACATAACACATACAAAGCAGCTAAGAGAAACCCGGTTCCTGACAAACATTTCAAGAGGAAAAATGTcgctgacaatgttgtgaaacAAGCTCTTTCTGCATGGGTAGATTATTCCTGCGAacctgaagaagatgatgatcaaggTGACAACTCCATGATGGCATTGGAAAGTAAAACAGTTGAGTATGACTCTATCTTTTTCTTGATGGCACAGTCTGATAATGATAAAGATGACGACGACGATGAGTCtagatgttcaaagaaatctgaA gagaaagaagctTTAATTGAAAAGGTTGCTAACATAGATCATGAGAGAGATGACCAATTAGTAGTAGTTGTAGATCTGAAGGATATAATTGAGGAACTAAAAGGAGAAGGTAGGCATGAGATTATTCAAAAGGTAAAGGAAGTTGCGGATGAAACACATCTTAGGCTTGAAGATGAGATAAAATCAATGAAATCTGGTTTTTATGTTGAACTcgagaaaaacaaacaacttcaggAAGAACTAGGTAGAGTCaagagtgatcttgaaaaatcactcaaGTGGACTTGGTCCTCTGAAGCTATCATTTCCATGTACACGAATAGTGGGGGAAACAG CAAGTATATTACGGTACCTGAAAACTGGCTCTGCACTCACTGTGGTAATACTGGGCACTATAAGGATACCTGTAAGGCAAAGTTTCAGTAtcaacagaaaaataaagtttttgctaATAAG GGAAAAATGAAGGGTAGAAACCAACAATGGTACATAgatagtggttgctcaaagcacatgactggaa GGAAACAAGGGGAATTTGTGTCAAAGATATGCACAGTCACTAATCTTGTGACTGGTGAAGTGGTGTtagtggccaaaagatacaaaaACATCTATATTGCTGACTTTGAATCTCTAGAAAATGGAGATCTCAGTTGTCTGAGTGATGtggatgatgatgctgaactatggcacCGAAGATTGGGTCATGCAAGCTTTATGCTACTGAACAAGTTGGTCACGAAGGACCTAGTTCGTGGCCTTCCCAACTCAAGCTTCAAGAATCACAAAGTGTGTGGTGCGTGTGTAATAGGAAAGCAAGTCAGATGTTCATTCAAGCCCAAAAGGAAAGTCAGCACCTCAAGGCCATTTGATCTCTTTCATATAGATCTATGTGGAACTATAAGAGtgccaagtagaggaggaaagaagtacgTCTTTGTTATTGTGGATGACTATTCCAGATTCACCTGGACTCTGTTTCTCAGATCCAAGGATGACACATTTGAAGTATTTGTTGAATTTGTAAAAATGATCCAAGTGAAGATGAGCCATAATGTTGTGAGTATAAGATCTGATCATGGTACAAAATTTGACAATGCAAAGTTCGATGAGTTCTGTGCTAAAAATGGCATAAGTCACAATTTTCAGCTCCAAGAACACCTTAAAAAAATGGTGTCGTGGAGAGGAAAAATAGGACTCTTGAGGACATGGCTAGGGCAATGCTCATTGATAGTGGTGTTGAAAAAG GAAGCTCTGGGAAAGtttgatgccaagagtgatgaaggaatatttcttgGATATTCATCACAAAGCAAAGCCTACAAG AACACCCTCTTAGAAAAAAACGCACATGATAAGGCTGGTGAAGATGGAGAGCAATCAAATGTCCCTGGTAAAGTTATTGACATGGAAAATAGAATGGCCGATATG AGCAAAGAATCACATTCAGAAATACCTGGACCATCCCACAACAAGGTTCAGGTGTCTAACTGGAAACACAAAAGTTCACATCCTCTGGATAATGTGATCACTCCTCTTGATTCAGgaattcaaaccagatcaaaggcaAGAAACGCACTTTCCTTCTCAGCTTTTTTCTGTAAAATTGAGCCcaagaatatcaaagaagcattAAAAGATGCTGATTGGATTACAAATATGCAAGAActccatcaatttgagaggaatAGTATATAG